One Fundulus heteroclitus isolate FHET01 chromosome 1, MU-UCD_Fhet_4.1, whole genome shotgun sequence genomic window carries:
- the si:dkey-157g16.6 gene encoding fidgetin-like protein 2 codes for MLSPIVPYSLLKMHWNPEHAQPLSQWPEQHLDVTSTTSSPAHKAEFYSSRGRSSYNYAWANDDISALTASNLLKRYAEKYAGVLDSPYERPPTVGTYPEPGAFGGLNGQKTELEPWPLTHNTDASYPLVAPGGHESLPSSKTSTSAGPPGVSSVSVVNSNLSDSAYSGSSSCSGSGEYPPSYNGTYLSSGFCPQPSATLPPTSLHTLQPTPTLVPSYSPNTPVYNYPPSTYPPQTTLAPSYSHPSTTYLPSGLPAPTPIPSRPTVVGGTYSYQSSNLGASEPGVTLKRKAFEMGVEEDDSGDRSRYRKYSYETLKAGGTSPFGVNDKTECRGNGFSSSGSTDPQTFKPSKSSSSQPLVSPQFGAGGEYSPPAGMTGENGVTEQGFTQQQQRPQPLKRPPLCTAPVEAMKSPDPRLLELINGELFDCSPALLWTELFGLTHVKAALEEDLLWPVLRPSPVVRPPRTVLLFGPRGGGKTTLCRSLASQIGASFYRVSGPMLASKGKLEAEHILGSLLQVAGARQPAVILLSQVEAMEEEEGLRQILLTSLEKARAGSTGLVILVCATGRPDLLQDSVHRSFAKKYYVALPDMGTRQHVLLQALTPQGCNLSERELSAVLQRTEGFSVWELLQLSQQVLSSASSPPGAMHSLATSPKPPNFTDFENAFCKVRPHTTTKELDTCIEWSKMYSH; via the exons ATGCTGAGTCCTATTGTCCCTTATA GCCTGTTAAAGATGCACTGGAACCCAGAGCATGCCCAGCCCCTTAGCCAGTGGCCTGAGCAGCACCTGGACGtcacctccaccacctcctctcCAGCCCACAAGGCAGAGTTCTACTCCAGCCGCGGACGCAGCTCCTACAACTACGCCTGGGCCAACGACGACATCTCTGCCCTCACAGCCTCAAACCTCCTGAAGCGCTATGCTGAGAAGTACGCAGGTGTGCTAGACTCACCGTACGAGCGTCCTCCTACTGTAGGAACGTACCCAGAGCCGGGGGCTTTTGGGGGCCTTAATGGCCAGAAGACAGAGCTGGAACCATGGCCACTGACACACAACACTGATGCCTCTTATCCTTTGGTTGCTCCTGGAGGCCATGAGAGTCTTCCAAGCTCCAAGACCTCCACGTCTGCGGGCCCCCCTGGGGTGAGCAGCGTGTCGGTAGTCAACAGTAATCTGTCAGACTCTGCCTACAGTGGCAGCAGCTCCTGCAGCGGTTCAGGCGAGTATCCCCCTAGCTACAACGGCACCTACCTTTCCTCAGGGTTCTGTCCTCAGCCCAGTGCAACACTTCCCCCCACCTCCCTTCATACTCTGCAACCCACCCCTACTCTGGTGCCCAGCTACAGTCCGAACACGCCGGTTTATAACTACCCACCCAGCACATACCCACCCCAGACTACCCTTGCACCCAGCTACAGTCATCCTTCCACGACATACCTCCCCTCGGGTCTACCGGCTCCTACCCCCATCCCCTCTAGGCCTACAGTGGTCGGAGGCACATACAGCTACCAGAGCTCCAACCTTGGAGCATCTGAGCCTGGAGTGACATTAAAAAGAAAGGCATTTGAAATGGGAGTGGAGGAGGATGACAGCGGGGACAGGTCACGATACAGAAAATACAGCTATGAGACCCTGAAGGCTGGAGGAACCTCTCCTTTTGGAGTGAATGACAAAACAGAGTGCAGAGGAAATGGATTTAGCAGTTCAGGCAGCACAGACCCTCAAACCTTCAAGCCCAGCaagtcctcctcctcccagcccCTGGTGTCTCCTCAGTTTGGAGCTGGAGGAGAGTACAGTCCTCCTGCAGGCATGACGGGGGAGAATGGAGTGACGGAGCAGGGCTTCACCCAGCAGCAGCAACGACCCCAGCCACTCAAACGTCCTCCATTATGTACTGCACCTGTTGAAGCTATGAAGAGCCCAGACCCCCGACTGCTGGAGCTTATCAATGGAGAGTTGTTTGACTGCAGCCCGGCACTTCTCTGGACCGAACTGTTCGGGCTCACTCATGTAAAGGCTGCCCTGGAAGAGGACTTGCTTTGGCCCGTGTTAAGGCCCAGTCCAGTGGTGCGACCACCAAGAACCGTCCTGTTGTTTGGTCCCAGAGGAGGGGGTAAGACGACACTATGTCGGTCTTTGGCCTCACAGATAGGGGCCTCCTTCTACCGTGTAAGCGGACCTATGCTGGCATCTAAAGGGAAGCTCGAGGCAGAACACATTCTGGGGTCTCTGCTGCAGGTGGCAGGGGCACGGCAACCCGCGGTGATACTTCTCAGTCAGGTGGAGgcgatggaggaggaggaggggctgAGGCAGATACTGCTTACATCCCTGGAGAAAGCCCGGGCGGGGTCCACAGGTTTGGTTATTCTTGTATGCGCCACCGGAAGGCCGGATCTCTTGCAGGACTCGGTTCACCGGAGCTTTGCCAAGAAGTATTACGTCGCCCTCCCAGACATGGGGACCCGACAGCATGTGCTGCTGCAGGCGCTGACGCCCCAGGGCTGCAACCTGAGCGAGAGGGAGCTGAGCGCCGTGCTGCAGCGCACCGAGGGCTTCTCAGTGtgggagctgctgcagcttagCCAGCAAGTGCTCTCCTCAGCATCTTCCCCGCCTGGAGCCATGCACAGCCTCGCCACGTCCCCCAAACCCCCGAACTTTACAGATTTTGAGAATGCCTTTTGCAAGGTGCGCCCACACACCACCACAAAGGAACTGGACACTTGTATAGAGTGGAGCAAGATGTATAGCCACTGA